In Arthrobacter sp. PAMC25284, a single genomic region encodes these proteins:
- a CDS encoding glutamate--cysteine ligase: protein MRTFGVEEELLIVDEATGSPLALAAALMAQLSPDGAACPDEPGFSYELKLEQIETQTAPCRDYAGLLRAIRLDRDLADRAARTHGARVAALATSPHAPVTHMTPKPRYTAMENRFGLTVRDQLTCGLHVHTLVESPHEGVAVMDRIRDKLAVLVALSANSPYWNGTETGFDSYRTQVWNRWPGAGPSMIFGSLSVYRRVVNRLLETGVLFDEGMVYFDARLCRHHPTVEVRVADVCLLAEDAALIAVLVRALVESASRDWRDGVEPAPVPTVLLRMAAWQASNFGVRTELLDFGSFRPAPARDVVDALVDYLAPVLQEQGELGLVDAGIRRIMERGTGSQQQRRLFAEAGLPGVVDHAVRATSLSPDEVPFAG, encoded by the coding sequence ATGCGCACTTTCGGCGTTGAGGAAGAACTCCTGATTGTCGACGAGGCGACTGGTTCCCCGCTGGCTCTTGCTGCGGCCCTGATGGCACAGCTGAGCCCCGACGGCGCCGCCTGCCCGGACGAACCCGGCTTCAGCTATGAGCTCAAGCTCGAACAAATCGAAACCCAGACGGCGCCGTGCCGGGATTACGCCGGGCTGCTCCGGGCAATCCGGCTGGACCGGGACCTCGCGGACCGCGCCGCCCGGACCCACGGGGCCCGGGTTGCCGCCCTGGCAACGTCGCCGCACGCGCCGGTGACCCATATGACGCCCAAACCGCGCTACACCGCCATGGAAAACCGCTTCGGGCTCACCGTGCGGGACCAGCTGACCTGCGGCCTGCACGTGCACACCCTCGTGGAGTCCCCGCACGAGGGAGTGGCCGTGATGGACCGGATCCGCGACAAGCTGGCCGTCCTGGTGGCACTCAGCGCGAACTCGCCCTACTGGAACGGCACGGAGACCGGGTTCGACAGCTACCGCACACAGGTCTGGAACCGTTGGCCCGGCGCCGGACCGTCGATGATTTTCGGAAGTCTGTCTGTCTATCGCCGGGTTGTGAACCGGCTGCTGGAGACCGGAGTGCTGTTCGACGAGGGGATGGTCTACTTTGACGCCCGTCTGTGCCGGCACCATCCCACCGTTGAGGTCAGGGTGGCGGATGTGTGTCTGCTTGCCGAAGACGCGGCGCTGATTGCCGTGCTGGTCCGCGCGCTCGTGGAATCGGCCAGCCGGGACTGGCGCGACGGCGTTGAACCGGCCCCGGTCCCCACTGTGCTGTTGCGGATGGCTGCCTGGCAGGCCAGTAACTTCGGCGTGCGCACGGAGTTGCTGGATTTCGGCAGCTTCAGGCCCGCACCTGCCCGCGACGTAGTGGATGCGCTGGTGGACTACCTTGCCCCGGTGCTCCAGGAACAGGGCGAACTCGGGCTGGTGGACGCGGGCATCCGGCGGATCATGGAGCGCGGCACCGGGTCGCAACAGCAACGCCGCCTGTTCGCCGAGGCCGGGCTGCCCGGCGTCGTGGACCACGCGGTCAGGGCGACGTCGTTGTCCCCTGACGAAGTGCCATTCGCCGGATAG
- a CDS encoding ABC transporter ATP-binding protein, with the protein MTSIQAVRPAAVTARGWGWRHAGRARPAVNALDLDIRPGERVLLLGPSGAGKSTLLHALAGVLGDSSAGEPGESGDTGDSDETGSLLIDGAPPRDRRGRAGLVQQDPETQVVLSRVGDDVAFGAENLSVPPAEIWARVHESLDDVGLGALSQDHPTSALSGGQKQRLALAGILAMRPGLLLLDEPTANLDPAGVLEVRDAVGRCLEKTGATLVVVEHRVAVWKDLVDRIVVLQPGSATEPAVLIDGTPDAVLDQARDMLMAAGVWVPGHVPATRARTTARRGDAAAHGAGRGAGPSAAGGVLLAAEQLAVSRAQPRRAGLRDGFRRIAPQPVQAGITTGVRAGEALTITGPNGAGKSTFALTLAGLLRPVAGTVSASDALSAGVGSDPYQWKAQQLIARIGTVFQEPEHQFVTGRVIDELMFGPRHLGYGEDRVEELLERLRLTDLVDANPYTLSGGEKRRLSVATVLAAHPQVLVLDEPTFGQDANTWAELASFLSELLDAGTAIVSVTHDQEFTAALGGTELSLGAPGRAGRGSREHGGGHHDLRGRELPGAAPS; encoded by the coding sequence ATGACATCGATTCAGGCAGTCCGCCCCGCGGCCGTCACGGCACGGGGTTGGGGCTGGCGGCATGCCGGGCGAGCCCGGCCCGCCGTGAATGCGCTGGACCTGGACATCCGGCCTGGCGAACGGGTCCTCCTGCTGGGCCCATCCGGCGCTGGCAAATCCACCCTGCTCCATGCCCTCGCGGGCGTGCTCGGCGATAGTTCCGCCGGTGAGCCAGGTGAATCCGGTGATACCGGGGATTCCGACGAGACCGGCAGCCTCCTGATCGACGGGGCCCCGCCCCGGGACCGGCGTGGCCGTGCCGGCCTGGTCCAGCAGGACCCGGAGACCCAGGTCGTGCTGTCCCGGGTCGGTGACGACGTAGCTTTCGGCGCCGAAAACCTATCGGTGCCTCCCGCGGAAATCTGGGCGCGCGTGCACGAATCACTCGACGACGTCGGGCTCGGCGCACTGTCCCAGGACCATCCCACGTCGGCCCTCTCGGGCGGACAGAAGCAGCGGCTGGCGCTGGCCGGCATCCTGGCCATGCGCCCCGGGCTGCTGCTGCTGGATGAGCCCACCGCCAACCTGGACCCCGCCGGTGTGCTCGAAGTCCGCGACGCGGTAGGCCGCTGCCTGGAAAAGACCGGGGCCACCCTGGTGGTCGTGGAGCACCGCGTTGCGGTCTGGAAAGATCTCGTGGACCGGATCGTGGTGCTGCAGCCGGGCTCCGCCACGGAGCCGGCAGTGCTGATCGACGGCACGCCGGACGCGGTGCTTGATCAGGCGCGGGACATGCTCATGGCTGCGGGCGTCTGGGTGCCTGGCCATGTGCCCGCCACCCGGGCCCGCACCACAGCCCGGCGGGGTGATGCTGCCGCACACGGTGCGGGACGGGGCGCCGGGCCCTCTGCCGCAGGCGGCGTGCTGCTCGCCGCGGAACAGCTGGCGGTTTCGCGCGCGCAGCCGCGACGGGCCGGGCTCCGGGACGGCTTCCGCCGGATTGCCCCGCAGCCCGTGCAGGCCGGGATCACCACCGGGGTCCGCGCCGGCGAAGCCCTGACCATCACCGGCCCGAACGGCGCCGGGAAATCGACCTTCGCGCTGACACTGGCAGGCTTGCTCCGCCCCGTCGCCGGAACCGTGAGCGCCAGCGATGCCCTGAGCGCCGGCGTCGGAAGTGACCCCTACCAGTGGAAGGCCCAACAGCTGATTGCACGGATCGGGACGGTGTTCCAGGAACCCGAGCACCAGTTCGTCACCGGCCGGGTGATCGATGAACTGATGTTCGGCCCCCGCCACCTCGGCTACGGAGAGGACCGGGTGGAGGAGCTTTTGGAGCGGCTGCGGCTGACCGACCTCGTGGATGCCAACCCCTACACGCTCTCCGGCGGGGAGAAGCGGCGGCTGTCGGTGGCCACCGTCCTCGCCGCCCACCCACAGGTGCTGGTCCTTGACGAGCCCACCTTCGGCCAGGACGCAAACACGTGGGCCGAGCTCGCTTCCTTCCTGTCCGAGCTGCTCGATGCCGGAACCGCGATCGTCTCCGTGACCCATGACCAGGAATTTACGGCAGCCCTGGGCGGTACGGAACTCAGCCTCGGCGCTCCGGGCCGCGCCGGGCGCGGCAGCCGGGAGCACGGCGGGGGCCACCATGACCTCCGGGGCCGCGAACTGCCCGGGGCGGCCCCGTCATGA
- a CDS encoding UDP-N-acetylglucosamine 1-carboxyvinyltransferase: protein MTQETAEHVGILLRDARGEKGWTQGQLAAELGTSQSAIARMEQGKQNLSLKMIQRLEAIVGRSIVKVGRPQMTHLRVEGGRTLSGAVDVNSSKNAGVALLCASLINRGTTTLRRLARIEEVNRIVEVLTSIGVECTWLNVNDLRIRRPAKLNLDAMDVEAARRTRSVIMLLGPLLDESAGYRLPYAGGCDLGTRTVEPHMQALRQFGLSVEATAGFYAVQAPPADGKDRSFVLSERGDTVTENAIMAAAHRSGTTIIRNASPNYMVQDLCFYLQMLGVKIDGVGTTTLRIVGNPAADVDVEYFPSEDPIEAMSLITAGIVTNSEVTVRRVPIEFMEIELATLEQMGQQLEVSGEYFARNGRTRLVDVTTRPSELRAPEDKIHPMPFPGLNIDNLPFFAVIAANAEGQTMIHDWVYENRAIYLTELNKLGARVQLLDPHRIYVNGPTRWRAAEVGCPPALRPAACLLLAMLAARGVSELRNIYVIERGYEDLAERLNTIGAKIEYFQD, encoded by the coding sequence ATGACTCAAGAGACTGCAGAACACGTTGGCATCCTGCTCCGCGACGCCCGGGGAGAGAAAGGCTGGACCCAAGGGCAGCTCGCCGCCGAGCTCGGGACGAGCCAGAGTGCCATCGCCCGGATGGAGCAAGGCAAACAGAACCTCAGCCTCAAGATGATCCAGCGGCTGGAAGCCATCGTCGGCCGCAGCATTGTCAAAGTGGGCCGGCCGCAGATGACCCACCTCAGGGTGGAGGGCGGCCGTACCCTGTCCGGCGCCGTCGACGTCAATAGCAGCAAAAACGCCGGCGTCGCGCTGCTGTGCGCCAGCCTCATCAACCGCGGCACCACTACCCTGCGCCGCCTGGCCCGGATCGAAGAGGTCAACCGGATCGTCGAGGTCCTGACCAGCATCGGGGTCGAGTGCACGTGGCTCAACGTGAACGACCTCCGGATCCGCCGGCCCGCAAAACTGAACCTCGACGCCATGGATGTCGAGGCCGCCCGGCGGACCCGCAGCGTCATCATGCTGCTGGGGCCACTGCTGGATGAATCCGCGGGGTACCGGCTCCCCTACGCGGGCGGCTGCGACCTCGGCACCCGAACGGTCGAGCCACACATGCAGGCGCTGCGCCAGTTTGGTCTCAGCGTTGAGGCCACGGCCGGCTTCTACGCGGTACAGGCTCCTCCGGCGGACGGTAAGGACCGGTCCTTCGTGCTCAGCGAACGCGGCGACACCGTCACCGAAAACGCCATCATGGCTGCCGCGCACCGCAGCGGCACCACCATCATCCGCAACGCCAGCCCCAACTACATGGTGCAGGACCTCTGTTTCTACCTGCAGATGCTCGGCGTGAAGATCGACGGCGTAGGCACCACGACGCTGCGGATCGTCGGCAACCCCGCCGCCGACGTCGACGTCGAATACTTCCCCTCAGAAGACCCGATTGAGGCGATGAGCCTGATCACAGCCGGGATCGTGACGAACTCCGAGGTCACCGTCCGCCGTGTCCCGATCGAGTTCATGGAAATCGAGCTCGCGACACTGGAACAGATGGGCCAGCAGCTCGAGGTCTCCGGCGAGTACTTTGCCCGGAACGGCCGGACCCGGCTGGTGGACGTCACCACCCGGCCCTCGGAGCTGCGCGCCCCGGAAGACAAAATCCACCCCATGCCGTTCCCCGGGCTGAACATCGACAACCTGCCGTTCTTTGCGGTCATCGCGGCCAATGCAGAGGGCCAGACCATGATCCACGACTGGGTCTACGAGAACCGTGCCATCTACCTGACAGAACTGAACAAGCTGGGCGCCCGTGTGCAGCTGCTCGACCCGCACCGCATCTACGTCAACGGACCCACCAGGTGGCGGGCCGCCGAAGTGGGCTGCCCGCCCGCGCTCCGCCCGGCGGCCTGCCTGCTGCTGGCCATGCTCGCCGCGCGGGGGGTCTCGGAACTGCGCAATATCTATGTGATCGAGCGCGGCTATGAGGATCTGGCCGAGCGGCTCAACACCATCGGCGCGAAAATCGAGTACTTCCAGGACTAG
- a CDS encoding rhodanese-like domain-containing protein, whose product MSYAGDLTPPEAWAKLEAGAVLVDVRTEGEWAHIGIPDTKATENDPLFIQWNLAGGYANPRFIEQLKLQAPEDDAVELIFLCRSGARSIAAAIAATEAGFTAYNVLEGFEGEPDHLGERTVNGWKNRGLPTNLGEN is encoded by the coding sequence GTGAGCTACGCAGGAGACCTCACCCCGCCGGAAGCCTGGGCCAAGCTGGAGGCCGGCGCCGTTCTGGTCGACGTGCGCACAGAAGGCGAATGGGCCCACATTGGTATACCGGACACCAAGGCCACCGAGAACGATCCACTGTTCATCCAGTGGAATCTTGCCGGCGGCTACGCCAACCCGCGGTTTATCGAGCAGTTGAAGTTGCAGGCGCCGGAGGACGACGCGGTGGAACTCATCTTCCTGTGCCGCTCCGGCGCCCGCTCCATTGCCGCCGCCATTGCCGCCACTGAAGCCGGGTTCACCGCGTACAACGTCCTGGAAGGCTTCGAAGGCGAACCCGACCACCTCGGCGAGCGGACCGTCAACGGCTGGAAGAACCGCGGCCTGCCCACCAATCTCGGAGAAAACTAA
- a CDS encoding ECF transporter S component codes for MTSVVTKKTSYNWRVVDIVVAALIAVAGGVIFWAWSQGANVISAPINALYPPLTGLYAGGWMIPAVLGMLIIRKPGAALFCETVAATGELFMGSQYGVAVLTSGLLQGLGAELVFALVLYKKFSVPALYRKFNLPVALLAGAGAGLFCGLNDSFTPWGWNIAYAAPDKLVYIICTTISGALIAGGLSWLATRGLARTGVLGSFASRKAATEPVFS; via the coding sequence ATGACATCTGTAGTAACCAAGAAGACCAGCTATAACTGGCGCGTTGTGGACATCGTGGTGGCCGCGTTGATCGCGGTCGCCGGCGGCGTGATCTTCTGGGCCTGGTCCCAGGGCGCCAACGTGATTTCCGCGCCCATTAATGCACTCTATCCGCCGCTCACCGGCCTCTACGCCGGCGGCTGGATGATCCCGGCCGTGCTGGGCATGCTCATCATCCGAAAGCCCGGAGCCGCTTTGTTCTGCGAAACCGTGGCCGCGACAGGTGAGTTGTTCATGGGCTCGCAATACGGGGTCGCGGTGCTCACCTCGGGCCTGCTGCAGGGCCTCGGCGCGGAGCTGGTGTTCGCGCTGGTCCTGTACAAGAAGTTCAGCGTCCCGGCTCTCTACCGGAAGTTCAACCTGCCGGTGGCGTTGCTGGCCGGTGCCGGCGCGGGCCTGTTCTGCGGACTCAATGACTCGTTTACGCCGTGGGGCTGGAACATCGCCTATGCCGCACCGGACAAGCTTGTCTACATCATCTGCACCACCATCTCCGGAGCCCTCATCGCCGGCGGGCTGTCCTGGCTCGCGACCCGGGGCCTGGCCAGGACCGGTGTCCTGGGCTCGTTTGCCTCCCGCAAGGCCGCCACGGAGCCCGTCTTTTCCTGA
- a CDS encoding O-succinylhomoserine sulfhydrylase yields the protein MGFNPDAAGWGPETQAVRGGLDRSGFQETTEPVFLNSGFVYESAAAAERAFTGEDERFVYSRYGNPSVATFQERLRLIEGTEACFATASGMSAVFTALGALLAAGDRVVAARSLFGSCFVILSEVLPRWGVETVFVDGPDLEQWRVALSEPTTAVFFESPSNPMQEIVDIAAVSALAHAAGATVVVDNVFATPLLQRCGDLGADVVVYSGTKHIDGQGRVLGGAILGTKEFIDGPVKQLMRHTGPALSAFNAWVLTKGLETMALRVNHASASALRLAAWLEGQPAVGWVKYPLLASHPQHELAARQMKAGGTVLTLELAPTPGRSAKEAAFALLDGLRIIDISNNLGDSKSLITHPATTTHRAMGPEGRAAIGLSDGVVRLSVGLEDVEDLMRDLGQALKQV from the coding sequence GTGGGTTTCAATCCCGACGCCGCAGGGTGGGGACCGGAGACCCAGGCCGTACGCGGCGGTCTTGACCGCAGCGGCTTCCAGGAGACCACTGAGCCGGTGTTCCTCAATTCCGGGTTCGTCTACGAATCCGCCGCAGCCGCCGAACGGGCCTTCACCGGCGAAGACGAGCGGTTTGTCTACTCGCGCTACGGCAACCCGTCGGTGGCGACCTTCCAGGAGCGACTCCGGCTGATCGAGGGAACAGAGGCATGCTTCGCGACGGCATCCGGCATGTCCGCGGTCTTCACCGCCCTCGGCGCCCTGCTGGCAGCCGGCGACCGGGTGGTCGCCGCACGCTCCCTCTTCGGTTCCTGCTTCGTGATCCTCAGTGAGGTTCTGCCTCGCTGGGGCGTCGAGACTGTCTTCGTGGACGGACCGGATCTGGAGCAGTGGCGGGTGGCGCTGTCGGAGCCGACGACGGCCGTGTTCTTCGAGTCCCCATCAAACCCCATGCAGGAAATCGTCGACATTGCCGCGGTGAGCGCCCTCGCGCATGCCGCCGGCGCCACCGTGGTGGTGGACAACGTCTTCGCCACACCGCTGCTGCAGCGCTGCGGTGATTTGGGCGCGGACGTGGTTGTCTACTCCGGCACCAAGCACATTGACGGTCAAGGCCGTGTTCTGGGCGGCGCCATCCTGGGAACGAAGGAGTTCATCGACGGCCCGGTCAAGCAGCTGATGCGGCATACCGGCCCGGCGTTGTCCGCTTTCAACGCCTGGGTGCTGACCAAGGGGCTGGAGACCATGGCGCTGCGGGTGAACCACGCCTCGGCCTCGGCACTGCGTCTCGCCGCCTGGCTTGAAGGGCAACCGGCGGTGGGCTGGGTCAAGTACCCGTTGCTGGCATCCCACCCGCAGCACGAGCTGGCGGCGCGGCAGATGAAGGCCGGCGGGACCGTGTTGACGCTGGAGCTCGCCCCGACGCCCGGGCGGTCCGCGAAGGAAGCCGCCTTCGCGTTGCTGGACGGGCTGCGGATCATCGACATCTCCAACAACCTGGGCGATTCGAAATCCCTGATTACGCACCCGGCCACCACAACGCACCGGGCCATGGGTCCGGAGGGACGCGCCGCAATCGGGCTGAGCGACGGAGTGGTGCGGCTGTCCGTGGGTCTGGAAGACGTCGAAGACCTGATGCGTGACCTGGGTCAGGCCCTGAAGCAGGTCTAA
- a CDS encoding DUF4235 domain-containing protein — protein sequence MNLFIKLLGTGISLLAGFVGTKLVDTTWEKITGSKPPKGDDDDVPTTLRHALTFALISASVSAIIQVLANRGTQRAITRFAKTQDIV from the coding sequence ATGAACCTCTTCATCAAACTGCTCGGCACCGGCATCAGCCTGCTCGCCGGTTTCGTCGGCACCAAGTTGGTCGACACCACTTGGGAAAAGATCACCGGGTCCAAACCGCCCAAAGGCGACGACGACGACGTTCCCACCACCCTGCGCCACGCACTGACATTTGCTCTCATCTCGGCGTCGGTCAGCGCCATCATCCAGGTCCTCGCGAACCGTGGCACCCAGCGGGCCATCACCCGCTTCGCTAAAACCCAGGACATCGTCTAA